One genomic window of Microtus ochrogaster isolate Prairie Vole_2 chromosome 21, MicOch1.0, whole genome shotgun sequence includes the following:
- the Psmd4 gene encoding 26S proteasome non-ATPase regulatory subunit 4 isoform X1 has protein sequence MVLESTMVCVDNSEYMRNGDFLPTRLQAQQDAVNIVCHSKTRSNPENNVGLITLANDCEVLTTLTPDTGRILSKLHTVQPKGKITFCTGIRVAHLALKHRQGKNHKMRIIAFVGSPVEDQEKDLVKLAKRLKKEKVNVDIINFGEEEVNTEKLTAFVNTLNGKDGTGSHLVTVPPGPSLADALISSPILAGEGGAMLGLGASDFEFGVDPSADPELALALRVSMEEQRQRQEEEARRAAAASAAEAGIATSGTEGERDSDDALLKMTISQQEFGRAGLPDLSSMTEEEQIAYAMQMSLQGAEFGQTESADIDASSAMDTSEPVKEEDDYDVMQDPEFLQSVLENLPGVDPNNEAIRNAMGSLASQATKDGKKDKKEEDKK, from the exons ATGGTGTTGGAGAGCACTATGGTTTG TGTGGACAACAGTGAGTACATGCGGAATGGAGACTTCCTTCCCACCCGGCTGCAGGCCCAACAGGATGCTGTCAACATCGTGTGTCACTCAAAGACTCGAAGCAATCCTGAGAATAACGTGGGCCTCATCACCCTGGCCAA TGACTGTGAAGTGCTGACCACACTCACGCCTGACACTGGCCGCATCCTCTCCAAGCTCCATACTGTCCAGCCCAAGGGCAAGATCACCTTCTGCACCGGCATTCGTGTGGCCCAC CTGGCCCTGAAGCACCGGCAGGGCAAGAATCATAAGATGCGCATCATCGCCTTCGTGGGGAGCCCCGTGGAGGACCAGGAGAAGGAT cTGGTAAAACTAGCCAAAcgcctcaagaaagaaaaagtgaacgTTGACATCATCAATTTTGGGGAAGAG GAGGTGAACACAGAGAAGCTGACGGCCTTTGTGAACACACTGAATGGCAAGGACGGAACCGGATCACACCTGGTGACAGTGCCCCCTGGGCCCAGCTTGGCTGATGCCCTCATCAGTTCTCCTATTCTAGCTGGTGAAGGCGGTGCCATGCTGGGGCTCGGTGCCAGTGACTTCGAGTTTGGAGTAGACCCCAGTGCTGACCCTGAGTTGGCTCTA GCTCTTCGTGTTTCTATGGAAGAGCAGCGGCAGcggcaggaggaagaggcacgGCGGGCTGCTGCAGCCTCTGCCGCCGAGGCTGGAATTGCAACGTCTGGGACTGAAGGTGAAAGAG ACTCGGACGATGCCCTCCTGAAGATGACCATCAGCCAGCAGGAGTTTGGCCGTGCTGGGCTTCCTGACCTAAGCAGCATGACTGAGGAGGAGCAGATTGCCTACGCCATGCAGATGTCGCTGCAGGGAGCAG AGTTCGGCCAAACAGAGTCAGCTGACATCGATGCTAGCTCAGCCATGGACACCTCTGAGCCTGTGAAG GAGGAGGACGACTACGATGTGATGCAAGACCCAGAGTTCCTTCAGAGTGTCCTGGAGAACCTTCCCGGCGTGGATCCCAACAACGAAGCCATTCGGAATGCAATGGGCTCTCTAGCCTCCCAGGCCACCAAGGATGGCAAGAAGgacaagaaagaggaagacaagaagTGA
- the Psmd4 gene encoding 26S proteasome non-ATPase regulatory subunit 4 isoform X2 — translation MVLESTMVCVDNSEYMRNGDFLPTRLQAQQDAVNIVCHSKTRSNPENNVGLITLANDCEVLTTLTPDTGRILSKLHTVQPKGKITFCTGIRVAHLALKHRQGKNHKMRIIAFVGSPVEDQEKDLVKLAKRLKKEKVNVDIINFGEEEVNTEKLTAFVNTLNGKDGTGSHLVTVPPGPSLADALISSPILAGEGGAMLGLGASDFEFGVDPSADPELALALRVSMEEQRQRQEEEARRAAAASAAEAGIATSGTEDSDDALLKMTISQQEFGRAGLPDLSSMTEEEQIAYAMQMSLQGAEFGQTESADIDASSAMDTSEPVKEEDDYDVMQDPEFLQSVLENLPGVDPNNEAIRNAMGSLASQATKDGKKDKKEEDKK, via the exons ATGGTGTTGGAGAGCACTATGGTTTG TGTGGACAACAGTGAGTACATGCGGAATGGAGACTTCCTTCCCACCCGGCTGCAGGCCCAACAGGATGCTGTCAACATCGTGTGTCACTCAAAGACTCGAAGCAATCCTGAGAATAACGTGGGCCTCATCACCCTGGCCAA TGACTGTGAAGTGCTGACCACACTCACGCCTGACACTGGCCGCATCCTCTCCAAGCTCCATACTGTCCAGCCCAAGGGCAAGATCACCTTCTGCACCGGCATTCGTGTGGCCCAC CTGGCCCTGAAGCACCGGCAGGGCAAGAATCATAAGATGCGCATCATCGCCTTCGTGGGGAGCCCCGTGGAGGACCAGGAGAAGGAT cTGGTAAAACTAGCCAAAcgcctcaagaaagaaaaagtgaacgTTGACATCATCAATTTTGGGGAAGAG GAGGTGAACACAGAGAAGCTGACGGCCTTTGTGAACACACTGAATGGCAAGGACGGAACCGGATCACACCTGGTGACAGTGCCCCCTGGGCCCAGCTTGGCTGATGCCCTCATCAGTTCTCCTATTCTAGCTGGTGAAGGCGGTGCCATGCTGGGGCTCGGTGCCAGTGACTTCGAGTTTGGAGTAGACCCCAGTGCTGACCCTGAGTTGGCTCTA GCTCTTCGTGTTTCTATGGAAGAGCAGCGGCAGcggcaggaggaagaggcacgGCGGGCTGCTGCAGCCTCTGCCGCCGAGGCTGGAATTGCAACGTCTGGGACTGAAG ACTCGGACGATGCCCTCCTGAAGATGACCATCAGCCAGCAGGAGTTTGGCCGTGCTGGGCTTCCTGACCTAAGCAGCATGACTGAGGAGGAGCAGATTGCCTACGCCATGCAGATGTCGCTGCAGGGAGCAG AGTTCGGCCAAACAGAGTCAGCTGACATCGATGCTAGCTCAGCCATGGACACCTCTGAGCCTGTGAAG GAGGAGGACGACTACGATGTGATGCAAGACCCAGAGTTCCTTCAGAGTGTCCTGGAGAACCTTCCCGGCGTGGATCCCAACAACGAAGCCATTCGGAATGCAATGGGCTCTCTAGCCTCCCAGGCCACCAAGGATGGCAAGAAGgacaagaaagaggaagacaagaagTGA